ATGGTCAGCGGCATCGTGCGCGAAAAAGGAACCACGTTCGAGCTAGCCCCCGGCTTCCTTGACGAGCTACGAGAAGGCTCCGAAGAGAACCCTCCCCTGATCACCAAAATCAGGGTCTTGCAGGCCTTCTTCTGACCTCACGCTTCACTGAGACCTTGCCGCGATTGATCTCAACCCGTTGGAGGCCTGAGTCCCGCATGACTTCAATGGTGACGGGCACACCTTCCTGACCTCGGATCAGCTCCACCACCGAGTCAAGGCGAAGGTCCTGCGCGGACTCACCGTCTACACTCAGGATTCTGTCGCCGGGTTTTAGTCCGGAAAGGGCAGCTGGGTGTCCATCCATAAGGCCTTGGACTACCACACCGTCATCGGTGTTTTGGAGCATGGCGCCGATTCCAGCAAACTGCAGTTGGGCGCCCGGTTCGTGGGGCTCCAACACAATCTTGGTGTTGACCGGCGCATCACCGCTCACCATGAGGCCCGCGGCGAGCGCGGCAGTGTACCCTTGAAGTGAGGCACGCACTGAGCGGCGACCTGCGGGTACACCTTTGAGCACAAACTCGCCCGACGCGTTAGTGAAGACAGGCTGTACGCGGAACTGTGAGGTGGGCTCAAAAAGGTCAATCCTCGCCTTAGCCAGTGGCTTTCCATCGGCGGTATGTACCGTGCCGCGGATTTCACCTCCGGTCGCGATTTCGATTTCCACGCCTCCCACGGTGCGGCCAGCTTGCACCTCGATCAGCTTCGATTCTCCACGTCCAACCCCCTGAACCATAGCTCCCACGGTGTACTTTCCGGTACGCAACGGTCCGTACCGGAAAACACCATCCGAGTGATTAACTGGGTTTGTGGGAAAGACGGTGGCCGCATAGGGCGCGGGCTGTTCCACTTGATGGCCGGTAATCCCAACCATATACGCGGCGATTCCACGCCCGCGCTCATCCACCACTCGCCCCTCGATGTAGCCACCGTCCTCAAATTGTACTGTCGTCTCCTCGCCGGGAGACACCGAGGTTCGTAGAGGCGGGTGGAAGGGGCTGATAAACGTGAATTCAGGATTGGCCGAGTCAGCGTTCAGTGGAAGCTCAAACCGGCCGGTTTGCTGGTTGGTCGCCACCTTCTCAAGCCCGTAGATCCAGACCGGACTCGTTGGCTTACCGAGGTGGTCAAGCACTACGCCTAAGTAGCCGGACGCGCGCTCAAGCAC
This Microvenator marinus DNA region includes the following protein-coding sequences:
- a CDS encoding carboxypeptidase regulatory-like domain-containing protein, translating into MADKKVWVILGGVLAVLAIGFGAYFWGASEDEKPVAEEVQVAPAVQGMVKTPFGEAVVGAKILVGGEEKAVTDDTGGFSLSFEGSERDEKSQVLVLNVEHPAFIVPGPGGLGALTLTHTGEPVSDLELVVRQPAKLKGRVVAGSKAVRATVGLTYTSANGLAGQIGPFAYADMTQTDELGRFELTRIAPGRLRVSVSADGYSYTESRELELDDGQSLDDLLIDLSPGGALAGDVLDTDGRPVSGATLVASGGGLDRPRRFLSGPDGAFRAEALPRGNLQIRASAPGFASQNLDVEIGEGLQNLDVVLERASGYLGVVLDHLGKPTSPVWIYGLEKVATNQQTGRFELPLNADSANPEFTFISPFHPPLRTSVSPGEETTVQFEDGGYIEGRVVDERGRGIAAYMVGITGHQVEQPAPYAATVFPTNPVNHSDGVFRYGPLRTGKYTVGAMVQGVGRGESKLIEVQAGRTVGGVEIEIATGGEIRGTVHTADGKPLAKARIDLFEPTSQFRVQPVFTNASGEFVLKGVPAGRRSVRASLQGYTAALAAGLMVSGDAPVNTKIVLEPHEPGAQLQFAGIGAMLQNTDDGVVVQGLMDGHPAALSGLKPGDRILSVDGESAQDLRLDSVVELIRGQEGVPVTIEVMRDSGLQRVEINRGKVSVKREVRRRPARP